From a region of the Neisseria subflava genome:
- a CDS encoding monovalent cation:proton antiporter family protein yields the protein MHEFSLGPIVIVLLVSVITVICCRKFNIPSMLGYLLVGFIAGPGMFKLIPQSHATDYLGEIGIVFLMFSIGLEFSLPKLKAMRRLVFGLGGLQVIITMLSIMGILMAMGTPFNWAFATAGALTMSSTAIVSRILSEKTELGQPHGQMAMGVLLMQDIAVVPLMILIPALAGGSEGNLWVELGLAGLKMLLTLGILFVVGSRVMSRWFRLVAKRKSSELFMINVLLVTLGVAYLTELEGLSMALGAFVAGMLLSETEYRIQVEDDIRPFRDILLGFFFITVGMKLDIQALIGNWQQILILLAILLILKALVVFIIALRMKNPTSDSLKSALYLAQGGEFGFVMLAISSKINMVSPELEQAATAAVLLSMIAAPFILGSSDAIVSRFVKSDWDMKALDLHSMLVETMSKSEHVLIIGFGRGGQSVARVLAQEGIPYFALDLDIARVQVARNAGEPVSFGDAKRREVLEAAGLGRAKMVVITLNNMHETQHVLGNIMSMHPSMPVYVRATNDDYVKTFTEMGAEETVSDTKETSLVLASYAMLGHGLSYNHVYQTITHIRHSRYASLQDLFVGSDDDSFSDEDSKAVCRHAFPLQGEAHAIGKTIRELPLAAHYLKLLFIRRNTGKIQDLDPDFVLETGDILVVAGKQEEIISFENWCLQGDI from the coding sequence ATGCACGAATTCTCCCTCGGTCCCATTGTCATTGTCCTGTTGGTTTCCGTCATTACGGTTATCTGCTGTCGCAAGTTCAACATTCCTTCCATGCTCGGTTATCTTTTGGTCGGTTTTATTGCCGGTCCGGGTATGTTCAAACTGATTCCGCAAAGCCACGCCACCGACTATTTGGGCGAAATCGGCATTGTGTTCTTGATGTTCAGCATCGGTCTCGAATTCTCCCTGCCCAAACTCAAAGCCATGCGCCGCCTCGTATTCGGCTTGGGCGGTTTGCAAGTCATCATTACCATGCTCTCAATTATGGGCATTTTGATGGCAATGGGCACGCCGTTTAACTGGGCGTTTGCCACTGCGGGCGCACTGACCATGTCGTCCACCGCCATTGTCAGCCGCATTCTGTCGGAGAAAACTGAGCTGGGTCAGCCGCATGGTCAAATGGCCATGGGTGTTTTGCTGATGCAAGATATTGCCGTTGTACCGCTGATGATTCTGATTCCGGCACTTGCCGGCGGCAGCGAAGGCAACTTATGGGTAGAGCTGGGCTTGGCCGGTTTGAAAATGTTGCTGACCTTGGGCATTTTGTTCGTTGTCGGCAGCCGTGTGATGTCACGCTGGTTCAGACTGGTTGCCAAACGCAAATCGTCCGAACTCTTCATGATCAACGTTTTGCTGGTTACTTTGGGCGTAGCTTATCTGACAGAGCTTGAAGGCCTGTCTATGGCATTGGGCGCATTCGTCGCCGGTATGCTGCTTTCCGAAACCGAATACCGCATTCAGGTGGAAGACGACATCCGTCCATTCCGCGATATCCTGCTGGGCTTCTTCTTCATTACCGTCGGTATGAAACTCGATATTCAGGCGCTGATCGGCAACTGGCAGCAAATCCTGATTTTGTTGGCAATCCTGTTGATTTTGAAAGCACTGGTCGTCTTCATCATCGCTTTGCGCATGAAAAACCCTACGAGCGACAGCCTCAAAAGTGCGCTTTATTTGGCACAAGGTGGCGAGTTCGGCTTCGTAATGCTGGCTATTTCCAGCAAAATCAATATGGTTTCGCCCGAATTGGAACAAGCAGCCACTGCTGCCGTCTTGCTCTCCATGATTGCCGCACCATTTATCTTGGGCAGCAGCGATGCCATCGTCAGCCGCTTCGTCAAATCCGACTGGGACATGAAAGCCTTGGACTTACACTCCATGCTGGTGGAAACCATGAGCAAATCCGAACACGTCCTGATTATCGGTTTCGGACGCGGCGGTCAATCGGTTGCCCGTGTATTGGCGCAAGAAGGCATCCCCTACTTTGCCCTTGACTTGGATATTGCCCGCGTACAAGTGGCACGCAACGCAGGCGAACCGGTTTCCTTTGGCGATGCCAAACGCCGTGAAGTCTTGGAAGCCGCCGGCTTGGGACGCGCCAAAATGGTGGTCATCACGCTGAACAATATGCACGAGACCCAACATGTTCTCGGCAACATCATGTCCATGCATCCGAGCATGCCAGTTTATGTTCGAGCCACCAATGACGATTACGTCAAAACCTTTACCGAAATGGGTGCGGAAGAAACCGTCTCCGATACCAAAGAAACCAGCCTGGTGCTGGCAAGCTATGCCATGTTGGGTCACGGTCTCTCTTACAACCATGTTTATCAAACCATAACCCATATCCGTCACAGCCGCTATGCATCTTTGCAAGACTTGTTTGTCGGCAGTGATGATGACAGCTTCTCCGACGAAGACAGCAAGGCCGTCTGCCGCCATGCTTTCCCATTGCAAGGCGAGGCACACGCCATCGGCAAAACCATCCGTGAATTGCCATTGGCAGCGCATTATCTGAAACTATTGTTTATCCGCCGCAATACCGGAAAAATCCAAGACCTTGACCCTGATTTCGTTCTGGAAACCGGTGACATTTTGGTTGTTGCAGGCAAGCAGGAAGAAATTATTTCCTTTGAAAACTGGTGCTTGCAGGGAGACATCTAA
- the dacB gene encoding D-alanyl-D-alanine carboxypeptidase/D-alanyl-D-alanine endopeptidase, which yields MKLKSILSVGLMMAVCPSWALDFGRIPENEISVYVQELDSGKVIAEHRADELRNPASTMKLVTAFTAFRMLGGDYRWKTEFKTNGLIKGDTLKGNVYWVGSGDPVFDQHDLVQMQQQMRDKGIRHIDGHLILDRSLWGDVKNPDDFASDSAESFMTPPDPNMLAYKTVELRAEKEEDGSLVIRTNPPLPNLNIQNKLTLENKEGKCSVLKNHMKTSYKNNTLTVSGKLPESCLGKELYLNMYSTKEFIGKSFVNQWRQQGGTVSDGLTTGVAPHDAHVLASHLSKPLTDILTDMNKHSNNLIARSVFLKFAGNMSDYKLAQAKAASIVKSELAVAGINTEGLVLENGSGLSRVERLNARMMAQMLEKAYFSPFKNEFISTLPIAGKDGTLKTRLKQPGENLRLKTGTLKDVRALAGYWLGEKPLLVVVIINSQKSTDYLRDLDKLVSKIVQPGGEHWIDAKASCMIRYQA from the coding sequence ATGAAGTTGAAAAGTATTTTATCAGTCGGCCTGATGATGGCGGTTTGTCCGTCATGGGCTTTGGATTTCGGGCGTATTCCTGAAAATGAAATTTCCGTTTATGTGCAGGAATTGGACAGCGGCAAAGTGATTGCCGAGCACCGTGCCGATGAATTGCGCAATCCTGCTTCGACCATGAAGCTGGTAACGGCGTTTACCGCGTTTCGTATGTTGGGCGGCGATTATCGTTGGAAAACTGAGTTTAAAACCAACGGCTTAATCAAAGGCGATACGTTGAAAGGTAACGTGTATTGGGTGGGGAGCGGCGATCCTGTGTTTGACCAGCATGATCTGGTGCAAATGCAGCAACAGATGCGCGATAAGGGCATACGCCATATTGACGGACATCTGATACTCGACCGCAGCCTGTGGGGCGATGTGAAGAATCCGGATGATTTTGCTTCCGATTCTGCCGAAAGCTTTATGACGCCGCCCGATCCTAATATGTTGGCGTATAAAACCGTTGAACTCCGTGCTGAAAAAGAAGAGGACGGAAGCTTGGTCATCCGTACCAATCCGCCGCTGCCGAATCTGAATATTCAAAACAAATTGACGCTTGAGAATAAAGAAGGGAAGTGCAGTGTTTTAAAAAACCACATGAAGACTTCCTATAAAAACAATACGCTGACCGTATCGGGCAAGCTGCCGGAAAGCTGCTTGGGCAAAGAACTGTATCTGAATATGTACAGCACGAAAGAATTTATCGGCAAAAGTTTTGTGAACCAATGGCGCCAACAAGGCGGCACGGTTTCAGACGGCCTGACAACAGGTGTCGCGCCTCATGACGCGCATGTGTTGGCGAGTCATCTATCCAAACCGCTTACCGATATCCTCACCGATATGAACAAGCATTCCAATAATCTGATTGCCCGTTCGGTTTTCCTTAAATTTGCCGGAAACATGTCTGATTACAAGCTGGCGCAGGCCAAGGCTGCGTCTATCGTAAAAAGCGAGCTGGCGGTTGCCGGTATTAATACGGAAGGGCTGGTGTTGGAAAACGGCTCAGGCCTGTCCCGCGTTGAACGGCTCAATGCGCGAATGATGGCGCAAATGTTGGAAAAAGCCTACTTCAGCCCGTTTAAAAACGAGTTTATCAGTACGCTGCCGATTGCCGGTAAAGACGGCACGCTTAAAACACGCTTGAAGCAGCCCGGTGAAAACCTGCGCCTCAAAACCGGTACGCTTAAAGATGTCCGCGCATTGGCTGGGTATTGGTTGGGCGAAAAGCCGTTGCTGGTTGTCGTCATTATCAACAGCCAAAAATCAACCGATTATTTACGCGACTTGGATAAGCTGGTGTCTAAAATTGTTCAGCCCGGTGGCGAACATTGGATTGATGCTAAGGCCTCCTGCATGATTAGGTATCAGGCTTGA
- a CDS encoding MFS transporter translates to MHASDLQEGETAHEYFADNPDFPAKTIVATLFIGAFFCYLNDTLLNVALTPIMKDFGVDKTTVQWLTTGFLLVMGAFTPITAGVIQWFETRKMVLFTQATFLAGSLICAFAPTFGVLVVGRMVQAVSAAFFVPLLFNGVLSIFPPNKRGTAMGVITMMFTAAPAMGPTLSGIIIDHTHWRVLFGFTAPFMLAAMVLVGKYLTVNLSNISRPKIDMLSVVLSIAGFGGLVYASSNFAHMPLVEFVLLFTASVVLVGWFAHRQFRLATPLLNLRAFEYKQFRYCVVILAGAVFLFLGLELMVPMYTQQVLMLTGTATGLILMPASIAQAVAAPLFGKLLDKKGGRFVVLPATVMLVVSLAVLWLFLRIDTQVVMLTAMFTLLALSVSACVTGETHGLNALPKTLNPHGAAILTTINPIAGAIGAAFFVGATNIGEKLSSADMPQQAMLDGIHLAMGCALVVGVVVVMFALRLKAHQK, encoded by the coding sequence ATGCACGCTTCTGATTTGCAAGAGGGCGAAACGGCACACGAATACTTCGCCGACAATCCCGACTTTCCTGCTAAAACCATTGTCGCCACCTTATTCATCGGCGCATTTTTCTGCTATCTCAACGACACGCTGCTGAATGTCGCGCTCACGCCGATTATGAAGGATTTTGGTGTCGATAAGACCACGGTCCAATGGCTGACGACGGGCTTTTTGCTGGTCATGGGGGCATTTACGCCGATTACGGCAGGCGTGATTCAATGGTTTGAAACGCGCAAAATGGTGCTGTTTACGCAGGCAACGTTTTTAGCAGGATCGCTGATTTGCGCGTTTGCACCGACGTTTGGCGTATTGGTGGTCGGTCGGATGGTGCAGGCAGTGTCTGCCGCGTTTTTTGTCCCGCTTCTGTTTAACGGCGTATTGTCGATTTTCCCGCCCAACAAGCGCGGAACGGCGATGGGTGTGATTACCATGATGTTTACCGCCGCGCCTGCAATGGGGCCGACGCTGTCGGGCATCATCATCGACCATACGCATTGGCGCGTGCTGTTCGGCTTTACCGCGCCGTTTATGTTGGCGGCGATGGTGCTGGTGGGTAAATATTTGACAGTCAATTTGAGTAACATCAGCCGTCCGAAAATCGATATGTTGTCGGTCGTGTTGTCAATTGCGGGTTTTGGCGGGCTGGTTTATGCGAGCAGTAATTTTGCCCATATGCCGCTGGTGGAATTTGTCCTGCTCTTTACCGCTTCCGTTGTGCTGGTGGGTTGGTTTGCGCACCGGCAGTTCCGTTTGGCCACGCCGTTGTTGAACCTTCGTGCGTTTGAATACAAACAGTTCAGATATTGCGTTGTGATTTTGGCCGGTGCGGTATTCCTGTTTTTGGGCTTGGAGCTGATGGTACCGATGTACACGCAGCAAGTGTTGATGCTGACCGGTACGGCAACCGGTCTGATTCTGATGCCTGCCAGCATTGCCCAAGCGGTTGCCGCGCCTTTGTTCGGCAAATTGTTGGACAAAAAGGGTGGACGTTTTGTCGTCTTGCCAGCAACAGTGATGCTGGTGGTGTCGCTGGCAGTATTGTGGCTGTTTTTGCGGATTGATACGCAAGTGGTGATGTTGACGGCGATGTTTACGCTATTGGCGCTTTCCGTGTCTGCTTGTGTAACCGGCGAAACCCATGGTCTGAACGCGTTGCCGAAAACGCTTAATCCGCACGGTGCGGCGATTCTGACTACTATTAATCCGATTGCCGGTGCCATCGGCGCGGCGTTTTTTGTCGGTGCGACCAATATCGGCGAGAAACTTTCCAGCGCAGATATGCCGCAACAGGCAATGCTGGACGGTATCCATTTGGCGATGGGTTGCGCTTTGGTTGTCGGTGTTGTAGTTGTCATGTTTGCTTTGCGTTTGAAAGCGCATCAGAAATAA
- a CDS encoding NADPH-dependent FMN reductase, translating into MSKKVSILVGSLRKGSFARKIAQNVISMFPEGYEAQIVEIGHLPLYNFDYDDPAVTDFPTPSSYTEFRETIKASAGVLFVTSENNRTVPACLKNAIDIGSKPNADVAWKKTPAGIISHSVGKMGGYSAQKNLRLALSYFDMPLTGQPEVFLGNSPTLFDDNGQLIESARGFVQGYIDQLVTLIEKNPK; encoded by the coding sequence ATGTCAAAGAAAGTCAGCATCTTGGTCGGCAGTCTGCGTAAAGGCTCGTTTGCACGAAAAATCGCACAAAACGTCATTTCCATGTTCCCCGAAGGCTACGAAGCGCAAATCGTCGAAATCGGCCATTTGCCTTTATACAACTTCGACTACGACGATCCTGCCGTTACCGACTTCCCTACTCCGTCCAGCTATACCGAGTTCCGCGAAACCATCAAAGCCTCGGCCGGCGTATTGTTCGTGACTTCCGAAAACAACCGCACTGTCCCGGCCTGTCTGAAAAACGCCATCGACATCGGCTCCAAACCCAATGCCGATGTTGCCTGGAAAAAAACACCGGCCGGCATCATCAGCCATTCCGTCGGTAAAATGGGCGGTTATAGCGCGCAAAAAAATCTGCGCCTTGCCCTTTCGTATTTCGATATGCCGCTGACCGGCCAGCCGGAAGTGTTCCTCGGCAACTCGCCTACCCTGTTTGACGACAACGGCCAGCTCATCGAATCTGCACGCGGATTTGTTCAAGGCTATATCGACCAATTGGTTACCTTGATTGAGAAAAACCCTAAATAA
- a CDS encoding response regulator — MRVLLVEDDAMIAQAVSANLKDTGYAVDWVSRGSEVAAAVAAQAYDLLLLDLGLPGKDGLDVLAQIRNGGCTVPVLIVTARDDLHSRLNGLDGGADDYIVKPFDMAELQARMRAVLRRHGGQAQTLLSNGIITLNPSTHQAEVVGQEQAIMLSNKEFAVLQALLLRPGMILSRSDLEDKIYGWGEEVESNAVDFLIHALRKKLGKEAIQNVRGVGWLVAQNNQAV, encoded by the coding sequence ATGCGTGTATTATTGGTTGAAGACGATGCCATGATTGCCCAAGCCGTCAGCGCCAACCTGAAAGACACCGGCTACGCTGTCGATTGGGTCAGTCGCGGTTCGGAAGTTGCCGCAGCAGTGGCTGCGCAAGCATACGATTTGCTGCTCTTGGATTTAGGTTTGCCCGGCAAAGACGGTTTGGACGTATTGGCGCAAATCCGCAACGGCGGCTGTACCGTCCCTGTCTTAATCGTGACCGCGCGCGATGATTTGCACAGCCGCCTCAACGGCCTGGACGGCGGCGCAGACGACTACATCGTCAAACCCTTCGACATGGCGGAACTGCAAGCCCGTATGCGCGCCGTATTGCGCCGACACGGCGGACAGGCGCAAACGCTGCTGAGCAACGGCATCATCACACTCAACCCTTCCACCCATCAGGCGGAAGTGGTCGGGCAAGAGCAGGCCATCATGCTCAGCAACAAAGAATTTGCCGTCCTCCAAGCCCTGCTGCTGCGTCCGGGCATGATTCTGTCGCGCAGCGATTTGGAAGACAAAATCTACGGCTGGGGTGAAGAAGTCGAAAGCAACGCTGTTGACTTCCTGATTCACGCCTTACGCAAAAAACTCGGCAAAGAAGCGATTCAAAACGTCCGCGGGGTCGGCTGGCTGGTTGCACAAAACAACCAGGCCGTCTGA
- a CDS encoding sensor histidine kinase codes for MQRLIHTIKQSLQVRISLALICMLLPLSILAGIFSYYDTYHETQEVQDDLLRQVANYLDPSDADDEKHSLDNDNKISVQFPNTPNPIVSLPEQISDGLHTIQADDDDDYYRVYTRNTKQGRIAVMQESDYREELAEMAAVQSILPMLLALPLIILLTVWITHRAMRSVKTLSNDLEQRQINNLSPMDTQNIPSEIQGFVVAINNLLQRTDENVRQQQRFIADAAHELRSPMTALSLQAERLNNMQLSAEAREQSALLQQSIQRNRHLLEQLLSLARAQAPETQRPKTLISLQNQFRRVLQELMPLALAKGQDIGVAVENDCQIHADDTEIYTLIKTFTDNAIRYTPKGGRIDLGFDETAEYLNIWVEDDGPGIPPSECQRVIDPFYRILGTEQQGTGLGLSIADTIVKRHQGRLKLADSRRFDSGLLIIAELDKKTL; via the coding sequence ATGCAACGCCTTATCCACACCATCAAACAATCCCTGCAAGTCCGGATCAGCCTCGCCCTGATCTGCATGCTCCTGCCCCTCTCCATTCTTGCAGGCATATTTTCATATTACGATACTTATCACGAGACCCAAGAGGTTCAAGACGACCTATTGCGCCAAGTCGCGAACTATCTCGACCCGAGCGATGCCGATGACGAGAAACACTCTCTCGACAACGACAACAAGATTTCCGTTCAATTTCCCAATACGCCCAACCCCATTGTCAGCCTGCCTGAGCAGATTTCAGACGGCCTGCACACCATTCAGGCCGATGACGACGACGATTACTACCGCGTTTATACCCGCAACACCAAGCAAGGCCGCATCGCCGTCATGCAGGAAAGCGACTACCGCGAAGAGCTGGCCGAAATGGCCGCCGTGCAGAGCATCCTCCCCATGCTCCTCGCCCTGCCCCTGATTATCCTGCTCACCGTCTGGATTACCCACCGCGCCATGCGTTCCGTCAAAACCCTGTCCAACGATTTGGAACAGCGCCAAATCAACAACCTCTCGCCAATGGACACGCAAAACATTCCCAGTGAAATCCAAGGCTTTGTCGTCGCCATCAACAACCTGTTGCAGCGTACCGACGAAAACGTCCGCCAACAGCAACGCTTTATCGCCGATGCCGCACACGAATTGCGCAGCCCCATGACTGCCCTTTCCCTTCAGGCAGAGCGGCTCAACAATATGCAGCTGTCCGCCGAAGCGCGCGAGCAGTCCGCCCTGTTGCAACAAAGCATACAGCGAAACCGCCACCTGCTTGAGCAACTCCTTTCCCTCGCACGCGCCCAAGCACCCGAAACCCAACGCCCCAAAACCCTGATCAGCCTGCAAAACCAGTTCCGCCGCGTCTTGCAGGAACTCATGCCGCTGGCGCTGGCCAAAGGTCAAGACATCGGTGTTGCCGTTGAAAACGACTGCCAAATCCACGCCGACGACACTGAAATCTACACCCTTATCAAAACCTTTACCGACAACGCCATCCGCTATACCCCTAAAGGCGGCCGCATCGATTTAGGCTTTGATGAAACCGCAGAATACCTCAACATCTGGGTGGAAGACGACGGCCCCGGCATTCCCCCAAGCGAATGCCAACGCGTTATCGACCCCTTCTACCGCATTCTCGGCACCGAGCAACAAGGCACCGGCTTGGGCCTATCCATTGCAGACACCATTGTCAAACGCCATCAAGGCCGTCTGAAACTGGCCGACAGCCGACGCTTTGACAGCGGCTTGTTGATTATTGCCGAGTTAGATAAAAAGACGCTTTAA
- the aroB gene encoding 3-dehydroquinate synthase, with translation MRTLTVQTPSHQYPIFIGHKLIEQADTLLQPYLGKKAAIITNETVAPLYLKQLQTALDRLGVPHFSIILPDGEEYKNWQTLNLIYDGLMQNRAERKTTLIALGGGVIGDMVGFAAATYQRGAPFIQVPTTLLSQVDSSVGGKTAINHPLGKNMIGAFYQPQAVLADLTALQTLPQRELSAGMAEVIKYGALGDAEFFAWLEENMADLMAQHQEKMAEAVYHCCKIKADIVAQDETEQGIRAWLNLGHTFGHAIEAEMGYGVWLHGEAVAAGCVLASRLSQILGKTQQADTDRIAALMEAASLPSVPPVFSFEKWIEHMSHDKKVSSGIMRFVGLEYLGKANITEITDMEILRQTLQPYL, from the coding sequence ATGCGCACACTGACTGTCCAAACCCCGTCCCATCAATACCCCATCTTTATCGGGCATAAACTGATTGAGCAGGCAGATACGCTGCTGCAGCCCTATTTAGGCAAAAAAGCAGCCATCATTACCAACGAAACCGTTGCGCCGCTTTATCTCAAACAGCTTCAGACGGCCTTAGACAGACTGGGTGTACCGCATTTCAGCATCATCCTTCCCGACGGCGAAGAATATAAAAACTGGCAGACGCTCAACCTGATTTACGATGGCCTGATGCAAAACCGTGCCGAACGCAAAACCACTTTAATCGCTTTGGGCGGCGGCGTGATAGGCGATATGGTCGGCTTTGCCGCGGCAACTTATCAACGTGGCGCACCTTTTATCCAAGTGCCGACCACATTGCTCAGTCAGGTCGATTCCTCGGTCGGCGGTAAAACCGCCATCAACCATCCGCTCGGTAAAAACATGATTGGCGCGTTCTACCAGCCGCAAGCCGTGCTGGCCGATTTGACCGCCCTGCAAACGCTGCCGCAGCGCGAACTTTCCGCAGGTATGGCCGAAGTCATCAAATACGGTGCCTTGGGCGATGCCGAATTTTTTGCTTGGTTGGAAGAAAATATGGCCGACCTGATGGCGCAACACCAAGAAAAAATGGCAGAAGCCGTTTATCATTGCTGCAAAATAAAGGCCGATATTGTTGCCCAAGACGAAACCGAGCAGGGCATCCGCGCATGGCTTAATCTCGGCCACACTTTCGGCCATGCCATCGAAGCCGAAATGGGCTACGGCGTATGGCTGCACGGCGAAGCCGTTGCCGCCGGTTGCGTCCTCGCTTCTCGTTTGTCGCAAATTTTGGGCAAAACCCAACAAGCCGATACCGACCGCATTGCCGCTTTAATGGAAGCCGCCTCCCTCCCATCTGTGCCGCCTGTTTTCTCATTTGAAAAATGGATTGAACACATGAGCCACGATAAAAAAGTCAGCAGCGGCATCATGCGTTTTGTCGGTTTGGAATACTTGGGCAAAGCCAATATCACCGAAATTACCGATATGGAAATCCTCCGCCAAACCTTGCAGCCGTATTTGTGA
- a CDS encoding shikimate kinase, which yields MEKINGNLILIGLMGAGKTTLGKQLAQMFECPFYDSDYEICTSSGVTIPTIFEMEGEEGFRNRETNMLKKLASRRNIVLSTGGGSVLRSENRQILRQNGTVVYLHASPETLLERTRYDSNRPLLQVANPLAKLQELYDQRDTLYRQTAHLVIESDSCHKTLKRLIQALGE from the coding sequence ATGGAAAAAATCAACGGCAATTTAATCTTAATCGGGCTGATGGGCGCGGGCAAAACCACTTTGGGCAAGCAGCTTGCCCAAATGTTTGAATGCCCGTTTTACGACAGCGACTACGAAATCTGCACTTCTTCGGGCGTAACCATTCCGACCATTTTTGAGATGGAAGGGGAGGAAGGCTTCCGCAACCGTGAAACCAATATGCTGAAGAAGCTCGCTTCCCGGCGCAACATCGTTTTATCGACCGGTGGCGGCTCCGTATTGCGCAGTGAAAACAGACAGATTTTGCGCCAAAACGGCACGGTTGTTTATCTGCATGCCAGCCCCGAAACCTTGCTGGAGCGTACCCGTTACGACAGCAACCGGCCGCTGTTGCAAGTTGCCAACCCTTTGGCCAAACTGCAAGAGCTGTATGACCAACGCGATACGCTGTACCGTCAAACCGCCCATCTCGTCATCGAATCCGACAGCTGCCACAAAACGCTCAAACGCCTGATACAGGCTTTAGGCGAATAA